The genomic segment TGGCGGCGGCCTCGGTCGAGGGCATCTGGCAGGGCCTCAAGGTGTTCGCGCAGGCCGACGTGGACATGGCCACCATGGCCAACACCAGCATGCGCGGCATCAAGCGCACGGCGCGGCGCTACGGCGCAGTGCTGGGCCACCGCGCGGGGGTAGGCGGGCAGCGCCTGCTGGCCTACGCCGAGGCCCGCAGGCAGATCTACCTGCCCGCCTACCGCTGGGTGCTCGACTGCCGCCTGCAGCCCGAGGTCGCCCACCTGCGCACCCTGGCCGCACAGGGCCCGGTGGTGCTGCTCGACTACGAGACCAACGCCGACATCGACAACCTCGCGCGCCCGCTCTCGCACGCGGCGCTGGTGATCGCCTACCTGCGCGGCGCGTGGCCAGCGTGAGCAGCAGCGAGGATGTGCAGCTGGCACCATCGGCCCAAGCACCCTGAGACAAAAGAGGAGAAGCAGCGATGGAACGATCGAGCTTTCAGCACGATGGCCTGACCCTCTCGTACCTTGACAGCGGCGGCGACGGCCCCGCGCTGGTGGCGCTGCACGCCCACTGGATGGACGCCACCACCTTCAGCGGCCTAGCCGAGGCGCTCGCGCCCGCGTGGCGCGTGATCGCGCTCGACCAGCGCGGCCATGGCTACTCCGACCACACCGCCAGCTACGCCCGCGAGGCCTACGTGGGCGATCTGCGCGCGCTGTTCGCGCACCTAGGGCTGGCCGAGGCGGCGCTGCTGGGCAACTCGCTGGGCGGTGTGAACGCCTACCAGTTTGCCGCACGCTTCCCCGCCCTGGCGCGCGGCCTGATCATCGAGGACATCGGCACCGAGATCGATGTCGACGTCTCGTTTGTGCTGGAGTGGGAGGGCACGTTCGCCACCAGCGAGGAGCTGGCCGAGCGCATCGGGCCGAGGCTGCTGCCCTACCTGCGCGGCTCGTTCCGCAGCACCCCGCAGGGCTGGCGGCTGGCTTTCGACCCGCGCGACATGGTGCGCTCGCAGCAGCCGCTGAACGGCGAC from the Chloroflexia bacterium SDU3-3 genome contains:
- a CDS encoding alpha/beta hydrolase, coding for MERSSFQHDGLTLSYLDSGGDGPALVALHAHWMDATTFSGLAEALAPAWRVIALDQRGHGYSDHTASYAREAYVGDLRALFAHLGLAEAALLGNSLGGVNAYQFAARFPALARGLIIEDIGTEIDVDVSFVLEWEGTFATSEELAERIGPRLLPYLRGSFRSTPQGWRLAFDPRDMVRSQQPLNGDHWGDWLASSCPALVIHGSESRLTSAEHMEEMARRRPNTRYCQLPGGHVLHIDTPDLFARTVRDFLQTL